A single region of the Neodiprion pinetum isolate iyNeoPine1 chromosome 5, iyNeoPine1.2, whole genome shotgun sequence genome encodes:
- the Kdm5 gene encoding lysine-specific demethylase 5A isoform X4, translating to MVSKVDVNIGCEARFGTYHAKDMSEKGDKDFEFAIPPEAPVFEPTAEEFLDPLGYISKIRPIAEKSGICKIKPPPNWQPPFAVDVDKFKFVPRIQRLNELEAKTRIKLNFLDQIAKFWELQGSSLKIPLVERKALDLYSLHRIVTEEGGIETVTKERRWAKIANRIGYPSGRSVGSILKNHYERILYPFDVFKQGKTLTDIKIEPEGDVNEKKDRDYKPHGIISRQQIKPPNEKFSRRSKRFAGTDEKPELVTDSTSPIKQEDCKDECDSDSEKDKDNSKELKKLQFYGPGPKMAGFNTKDVKKPSKTRGVKLHYDFDPLAKYICHNCGRGDTEESMLLCDGCDDSYHTFCLMPPLTEIPKGDWRCPKCVAEEVSKPMEAFGFEQAQREYTLQQFGEMADQFKSDYFNMPVHMVPTPLVEKEFWRIVSSIDEDVTVEYGADLHTMDHGSGFPTKTSVNLFTCDQEYAESSWNLNNLPVLHGSVLGHINADISGMKVPWMYVGMCFATFCWHNEDHWSYSINYLHWGEPKTWYGVPGSQAERFEHSMKSAAPELFHSQPDLLHQLVTIMNPNILMNEGVPVFRTDQHAGEFVVTFPRAYHAGFNQGYNFAEAVNFAPADWLKMGRECISHYSNLRRFCVFSHDELVCKMSLDPDSLDIGIATATYHDMLQMVDDEKKLRKNLLEWGVTEAEREAFELLPDDERQCEACKTTCFLSAVTCACHNSQLVCLRHFTDLCDCPPEKHTLRYRYTLDELPIMLQKLKLKAESFDSWVTKVKEAMDPKGDKIELTELKELLNEAEVKKFPESELLTALTTAVQDAEKCASVAQQLLNNKQRTRTRQSVDTKYKLTVEELTLFYKEITNLCCELKESDGVKYILDQVVQFQKDAEELESKDEITDIEKLEKCIDFGDSICIELPQLVRLKQRLVQTQWLEEVKSIQDEPKSASHEDLVKLVEKGMTIPPHVSIENTLSKLQNLMIGIEKWEDKAKGYLQNKNRQTIATIEDFLKEADEIDAYLPNLDNLQDILTKAKNWTQNVQDIQAKENYPYYDTLDELVRRGRNIPLHLDALPILESTLSQAKVWKERTARTFLRKNSHYTLMEALSPRIGVGVQAMKTKRNKGEETVGAVFVCDTKLDDTNDSANVVAAFKLAEQREMEAMRNLRERNLTKTEMDESRYCVCRRPRFGLMLQCELCKDWFHSNCVPLPKTTYKGKLPVSRDTKFLCPCCLRSRRPRLETILALLVSLQKIPVRLPEGEALQCLTERAMNWQDRARQALATEELSSALAKLSVLSQKLVEAAAREKTEKIISSELKKAANNPELHQRVQAIAPLSGVHSDDSVPSTADDDDDVVTIEDDEPTCSMFNSNEHDYSYVSKFQPNKLQGQDTDAAVVLSESARGRLEELMMEGDLLEVALDETQHIWKILSHTNIPSSVQKYATFEEVQATFKHDMKDVKKRGRKRKSEEFELLKKLGRPKVDEKNILKRKGLNKEKKIIMAVGQMKRGPRKINKLYR from the exons TTGAAAATTCCACTGGTTGAACGTAAAGCTTTAGACTTGTACTCCTTACACAGAATTGTCACCGAGGAAG GTGGCATTGAAACAGTTACTAAAGAAAGAAGATGGGCAAAGATTGCAAACAGGATAGGATATCCATCCGGTCGAAGCGTTGGAAGTATTTTAAAAAACCACTATGAAAGAATTTTGTATCCCTTTGATGTTTTCAAGCAAGGGAAAACCTTGACTGACATT aaaattgagCCAGAGGGTgacgtgaatgaaaaaaaggacAGGGATTATAAGCCTCATGGAATAATATCGAGACAGCAAATAAAACCaccaaatgaaaaattttcacggcGTTCCAAGCGATTTGCTGGTACGGATGAAAAACCAGAATTAGTCACAGACAGCACATCACCTATTAAGCAAGAAGATTGCAAAGATGAGTGCGATTCTGACAGTGAAAAGGATAAAGATAACAGCAAAGAGCTTAAAAAATTGCAGTTTTACGGACCTGGTCCGAAAATGGCCGGTTTTAATACCAAAGATGTAAAAAAACCTAGCAAAACCAGAGGCGTCAAATTACACTATGATTTTGACCCG cttgcCAAATACATTTGCCACAACTGTGGTAGAGGCGATACAGAGGAGAGCATGCTGTTGTGCGACGGATGCGACGACAGCTATCACACCTTCTGCCTTATGCCACCATTAACCGAAATACCAAAGGGTGATTGGCGATGTCCAAAATGCGTCGCCGAAGAAGTCTCAAAGCCTATGGAAGCCTTTGGATTTGAACAAGCTCAGCGTGAATATACGCTGCAACAATTTGGCGAAATGGCCGATCAGTTCAAAAGCGATTACTTCAACATGCCTGTACAC atggTACCGACTCCTTTGGTCGAAAAGGAATTCTGGCGGATTGTTTCTTCGATAGATGAAGATGTGACCGTCGAGTATGGGGCTGATTTGCACACAATGGATCATGGCTCCGGTTTCCCGACGAAGACCAGTGTCAATTTGTTCACGTGCGATCAGGAGTACGCCGAATCTTCGtggaatttgaataatttaccCGTTCTACATGGAAGCGTGCTGGGACACATCAATGCAGACATTAGCGGGATGAAAGTTCCCTGGATGTACGTTGGCATGTGCTTTGCCACCTTTTGTTGGCACAACGAAGATCATTGGAGTTATTCCATAAACTATCTACACTGGGGAGAGCCCAAGACTTGGTACGGAGTTCCTGGATCTCAGGCGGAAAGATTTGAACATTCCATGAAATCTGCTGCCCCGGAATTATTCCACAGCCAACCGGACCTTCTCCACCAACTCGTCActattatgaaccctaacatACTGATGAATGAAG GAGTTCCAGTATTCAGAACGGATCAGCACGCAGGTGAATTTGTTGTTACGTTTCCAAGAGCCTATCACGCCGGCTTCAACCAAGGGTACAACTTTGCAGAGGCTGTCAATTTTGCTCCAGCTGATTGG TTGAAAATGGGACGGGAATGTATTTCACATTACTCTAACTTGAGACGCTTCTGCGTTTTCTCACATGACGAACTTGTCTGCAAAATGTCTCTGGACCCAGACTCCTTGGACATCGGTATAGCCACAGCAACATATCACGACATGCTTCAGATGGtcgacgatgaaaaaaaattgcgaaaaaatctTTTGGAATGG GGCGTAACAGAAGCAGAGCGCGAAGCTTTTGAACTTTTACCGGACGATGAGAGGCAATGCGAGGCATGTAAAACTACCTGTTTCTTAAGTGCGGTAACGTGCGCCTGCCATAACTCGCAGCTCGTTTGTTTGAGGCATTTTACCGACCTCTGCGACTGCCCGCCGGAAAAACATACTCTCAGATATCGTTACACGCTCGATGAGTTGCCCATAATGTTGCAAAAGCTTAAACTGAAAGCGGAGTCGTTCGACTCATGGGTCACCAAAGTGAAGGAAGCAATGGACCCGAAAGGAGACAAAATCGAACTTACGGAACTCAAAGAATTGCTCAACGAAGCTGAAGTCAAGAAGTTTCCAGAAAGCGAATTACTTACCGCTCTTACTACCGCTGTACAAGATGCTGAAAAATGCGCCAGCGTTGCTCAGCAGCTGTTGAACAACAAGCAGCGAACAAG GACTAGGCAGTCTGTAGACACAAAATATAAACTAACTGTCGAAGAGTTGACCTTGTTTTacaaagaaataacaaatctCTGCTGCGAATTGAAAGAATCTGATGGTGTTAAATACATATTAGACCAAGTAGTTCAATTTCAAAAGGATGCCGAGGAATTGGAAAGTAAAGATGAAATTACGGACATCGAGAAGCTGGAGAAATGCATTGACTTCGGTGATTCTATTTGCATTGAATTACCACAGCTTGTTAGACTAAAACAG AGATTGGTGCAGACGCAGTGGCTGGAAGAAGTGAAATCTATTCAGGACGAACCAAAATCAGCCAGTCACGAGGATCTTGTAAAGCTGGTAGAAAAAGGGATGACAATCCCGCCACACGTTAGCATAGAAAACACGTTATCAAAGCTCCAGAATTTAATGATAGGTATAGAAAAGTGGGAAGATAAGGCGAAAGGGTATctgcaaaataaaaatcgtcaGACCATCGCTACGATAGAAGATTTCTTGAAAGAAGCCGACGAAATCGACGCCTATCTACCAAACCTAGACAATTTACAAGACATTTTAACAAAGGCCAAAAACTGGACTCAAAACGTTCAGGATATTCAAGCCAAGGAGAATTATCCTTACTACGACACACTTGACGAACTTGTACGTAGGGGTAGAAACATACCGCTTCATTTAGACGCTCTGCCGATCCTAGAGTCGACGTTGTCTCAAGCTAAAGTTTGGAAAGAAAGAACAGCTCGAACATTTCTCAGAAAGAATTCTCACTATACCTTAATGGAAGCTCTCTCTCCAAGAATCGGAGTAGGTGTGCAAGCTATGAAGACGAAGAGAAACAAGGGAGAGGAGACGGTCGGCGCCGTGTTTGTGTGTGATACAAAATTGGACGATACTAATGACTCCGCGAATGTTGTCGCGGCGTTCAAACTCGCCGAGCAGCGTGAAATGGAAGCCATGAGGAATCTTAGAGAGAGGAATTTGACCAAGACTGAGATGGACGAATCGAGATATTGCGTCTGCCGAAGACCCCGATTTGGACTGATGCTACAGTGCGAACTTTGCAAGGATTGGTTTCACT CAAACTGTGTGCCTTTACCCAAAACCACGTACAAAGGGAAGCTACCGGTGTCGCGAGACACAAAGTTCTTGTGCCCGTGTTGTCTGAGATCACGCCGACCTCGTCTTGAGACGATATTAGCCCTTTTAGTGagcttacaaaaaattccCGTACGTTTGCCCGAGGGTGAAGCTCTGCAATGCCTCACCGAACGAGCGATGAACTGGCAG GATCGCGCCAGGCAAGCTTTAGCAACTGAAGAATTATCTTCAGCGTTGGCGAAACTGTCGGTGTTATCTCAGAAGCTGGTTGAAGCAGCTGCAAGggaaaaaacagaaaagatAATCAGCAGCGAGTTGAAAAAGGCTGCTAACAACCCGGAGCTCCATCAAAGAGTACAAGCCATCGCCCCACTTAGCGGTGTACATTCCGACGATAGTGTACCGAGTACTGCT gacgatgatgacgacgtTGTTACCATCGAGGATGACGAGCCTACTTGTAGTATGTTTAATAGTAACGAACACGATTATTCGTACG TTTCCAAGTTTCAACCCAACAAACTCCAAGGGCAAGACACTGACGCCGCAGTAGTTTTGTCAGAAAGTGCGAGGGGTCGGCTCGAGGAGTTAATGATGGAGGGCGATCTGCTCGAAGTAGCCTTGGATGAAACACAGCACATATGGAAGATACTGAGCCACACGAACATACCTAGCAGTGTGCAAAAGTATGCGACCTTCGAGGAAGTACAAGCAACGTTTAAGCACGACATGAAAGACGTTAAAAAACGCGGACGTAAACGTAAATCGGAAGAATTCGAGCTGCTGAAAAAGTTGGGCCGGCCAAAAgtcgacgaaaaaaatatcctgAAACGTAAAGGATTGaataaggaaaagaaaattatcatgGCTGTCGGACAGATGAAACGCGGGCCGCGAAAG ATTAACAAACTTTACAGATGA
- the Kdm5 gene encoding lysine-specific demethylase 5A isoform X1, producing the protein MVSKVDVNIGCEARFGTYHAKDMSEKGDKDFEFAIPPEAPVFEPTAEEFLDPLGYISKIRPIAEKSGICKIKPPPNWQPPFAVDVDKFKFVPRIQRLNELEAKTRIKLNFLDQIAKFWELQGSSLKIPLVERKALDLYSLHRIVTEEGGIETVTKERRWAKIANRIGYPSGRSVGSILKNHYERILYPFDVFKQGKTLTDIKIEPEGDVNEKKDRDYKPHGIISRQQIKPPNEKFSRRSKRFAGTDEKPELVTDSTSPIKQEDCKDECDSDSEKDKDNSKELKKLQFYGPGPKMAGFNTKDVKKPSKTRGVKLHYDFDPLAKYICHNCGRGDTEESMLLCDGCDDSYHTFCLMPPLTEIPKGDWRCPKCVAEEVSKPMEAFGFEQAQREYTLQQFGEMADQFKSDYFNMPVHMVPTPLVEKEFWRIVSSIDEDVTVEYGADLHTMDHGSGFPTKTSVNLFTCDQEYAESSWNLNNLPVLHGSVLGHINADISGMKVPWMYVGMCFATFCWHNEDHWSYSINYLHWGEPKTWYGVPGSQAERFEHSMKSAAPELFHSQPDLLHQLVTIMNPNILMNEGVPVFRTDQHAGEFVVTFPRAYHAGFNQGYNFAEAVNFAPADWLKMGRECISHYSNLRRFCVFSHDELVCKMSLDPDSLDIGIATATYHDMLQMVDDEKKLRKNLLEWGVTEAEREAFELLPDDERQCEACKTTCFLSAVTCACHNSQLVCLRHFTDLCDCPPEKHTLRYRYTLDELPIMLQKLKLKAESFDSWVTKVKEAMDPKGDKIELTELKELLNEAEVKKFPESELLTALTTAVQDAEKCASVAQQLLNNKQRTRTRQSVDTKYKLTVEELTLFYKEITNLCCELKESDGVKYILDQVVQFQKDAEELESKDEITDIEKLEKCIDFGDSICIELPQLVRLKQRLVQTQWLEEVKSIQDEPKSASHEDLVKLVEKGMTIPPHVSIENTLSKLQNLMIGIEKWEDKAKGYLQNKNRQTIATIEDFLKEADEIDAYLPNLDNLQDILTKAKNWTQNVQDIQAKENYPYYDTLDELVRRGRNIPLHLDALPILESTLSQAKVWKERTARTFLRKNSHYTLMEALSPRIGVGVQAMKTKRNKGEETVGAVFVCDTKLDDTNDSANVVAAFKLAEQREMEAMRNLRERNLTKTEMDESRYCVCRRPRFGLMLQCELCKDWFHSNCVPLPKTTYKGKLPVSRDTKFLCPCCLRSRRPRLETILALLVSLQKIPVRLPEGEALQCLTERAMNWQDRARQALATEELSSALAKLSVLSQKLVEAAAREKTEKIISSELKKAANNPELHQRVQAIAPLSGVHSDDSVPSTADDDDDVVTIEDDEPTCSMFNSNEHDYSYVSKFQPNKLQGQDTDAAVVLSESARGRLEELMMEGDLLEVALDETQHIWKILSHTNIPSSVQKYATFEEVQATFKHDMKDVKKRGRKRKSEEFELLKKLGRPKVDEKNILKRKGLNKEKKIIMAVGQMKRGPRKMKRKEGEEGPKKRGGNRKKTKQDTSDEEDDCAAVSCLRPSGREVDWVQCDGGCDGWFHMHCVGLDRAEIAEEDDYICSNCKDSDNVMLPRIDHTAELLGLDALLSLSQSQGYNSGDTEPEIQEASPFVETY; encoded by the exons TTGAAAATTCCACTGGTTGAACGTAAAGCTTTAGACTTGTACTCCTTACACAGAATTGTCACCGAGGAAG GTGGCATTGAAACAGTTACTAAAGAAAGAAGATGGGCAAAGATTGCAAACAGGATAGGATATCCATCCGGTCGAAGCGTTGGAAGTATTTTAAAAAACCACTATGAAAGAATTTTGTATCCCTTTGATGTTTTCAAGCAAGGGAAAACCTTGACTGACATT aaaattgagCCAGAGGGTgacgtgaatgaaaaaaaggacAGGGATTATAAGCCTCATGGAATAATATCGAGACAGCAAATAAAACCaccaaatgaaaaattttcacggcGTTCCAAGCGATTTGCTGGTACGGATGAAAAACCAGAATTAGTCACAGACAGCACATCACCTATTAAGCAAGAAGATTGCAAAGATGAGTGCGATTCTGACAGTGAAAAGGATAAAGATAACAGCAAAGAGCTTAAAAAATTGCAGTTTTACGGACCTGGTCCGAAAATGGCCGGTTTTAATACCAAAGATGTAAAAAAACCTAGCAAAACCAGAGGCGTCAAATTACACTATGATTTTGACCCG cttgcCAAATACATTTGCCACAACTGTGGTAGAGGCGATACAGAGGAGAGCATGCTGTTGTGCGACGGATGCGACGACAGCTATCACACCTTCTGCCTTATGCCACCATTAACCGAAATACCAAAGGGTGATTGGCGATGTCCAAAATGCGTCGCCGAAGAAGTCTCAAAGCCTATGGAAGCCTTTGGATTTGAACAAGCTCAGCGTGAATATACGCTGCAACAATTTGGCGAAATGGCCGATCAGTTCAAAAGCGATTACTTCAACATGCCTGTACAC atggTACCGACTCCTTTGGTCGAAAAGGAATTCTGGCGGATTGTTTCTTCGATAGATGAAGATGTGACCGTCGAGTATGGGGCTGATTTGCACACAATGGATCATGGCTCCGGTTTCCCGACGAAGACCAGTGTCAATTTGTTCACGTGCGATCAGGAGTACGCCGAATCTTCGtggaatttgaataatttaccCGTTCTACATGGAAGCGTGCTGGGACACATCAATGCAGACATTAGCGGGATGAAAGTTCCCTGGATGTACGTTGGCATGTGCTTTGCCACCTTTTGTTGGCACAACGAAGATCATTGGAGTTATTCCATAAACTATCTACACTGGGGAGAGCCCAAGACTTGGTACGGAGTTCCTGGATCTCAGGCGGAAAGATTTGAACATTCCATGAAATCTGCTGCCCCGGAATTATTCCACAGCCAACCGGACCTTCTCCACCAACTCGTCActattatgaaccctaacatACTGATGAATGAAG GAGTTCCAGTATTCAGAACGGATCAGCACGCAGGTGAATTTGTTGTTACGTTTCCAAGAGCCTATCACGCCGGCTTCAACCAAGGGTACAACTTTGCAGAGGCTGTCAATTTTGCTCCAGCTGATTGG TTGAAAATGGGACGGGAATGTATTTCACATTACTCTAACTTGAGACGCTTCTGCGTTTTCTCACATGACGAACTTGTCTGCAAAATGTCTCTGGACCCAGACTCCTTGGACATCGGTATAGCCACAGCAACATATCACGACATGCTTCAGATGGtcgacgatgaaaaaaaattgcgaaaaaatctTTTGGAATGG GGCGTAACAGAAGCAGAGCGCGAAGCTTTTGAACTTTTACCGGACGATGAGAGGCAATGCGAGGCATGTAAAACTACCTGTTTCTTAAGTGCGGTAACGTGCGCCTGCCATAACTCGCAGCTCGTTTGTTTGAGGCATTTTACCGACCTCTGCGACTGCCCGCCGGAAAAACATACTCTCAGATATCGTTACACGCTCGATGAGTTGCCCATAATGTTGCAAAAGCTTAAACTGAAAGCGGAGTCGTTCGACTCATGGGTCACCAAAGTGAAGGAAGCAATGGACCCGAAAGGAGACAAAATCGAACTTACGGAACTCAAAGAATTGCTCAACGAAGCTGAAGTCAAGAAGTTTCCAGAAAGCGAATTACTTACCGCTCTTACTACCGCTGTACAAGATGCTGAAAAATGCGCCAGCGTTGCTCAGCAGCTGTTGAACAACAAGCAGCGAACAAG GACTAGGCAGTCTGTAGACACAAAATATAAACTAACTGTCGAAGAGTTGACCTTGTTTTacaaagaaataacaaatctCTGCTGCGAATTGAAAGAATCTGATGGTGTTAAATACATATTAGACCAAGTAGTTCAATTTCAAAAGGATGCCGAGGAATTGGAAAGTAAAGATGAAATTACGGACATCGAGAAGCTGGAGAAATGCATTGACTTCGGTGATTCTATTTGCATTGAATTACCACAGCTTGTTAGACTAAAACAG AGATTGGTGCAGACGCAGTGGCTGGAAGAAGTGAAATCTATTCAGGACGAACCAAAATCAGCCAGTCACGAGGATCTTGTAAAGCTGGTAGAAAAAGGGATGACAATCCCGCCACACGTTAGCATAGAAAACACGTTATCAAAGCTCCAGAATTTAATGATAGGTATAGAAAAGTGGGAAGATAAGGCGAAAGGGTATctgcaaaataaaaatcgtcaGACCATCGCTACGATAGAAGATTTCTTGAAAGAAGCCGACGAAATCGACGCCTATCTACCAAACCTAGACAATTTACAAGACATTTTAACAAAGGCCAAAAACTGGACTCAAAACGTTCAGGATATTCAAGCCAAGGAGAATTATCCTTACTACGACACACTTGACGAACTTGTACGTAGGGGTAGAAACATACCGCTTCATTTAGACGCTCTGCCGATCCTAGAGTCGACGTTGTCTCAAGCTAAAGTTTGGAAAGAAAGAACAGCTCGAACATTTCTCAGAAAGAATTCTCACTATACCTTAATGGAAGCTCTCTCTCCAAGAATCGGAGTAGGTGTGCAAGCTATGAAGACGAAGAGAAACAAGGGAGAGGAGACGGTCGGCGCCGTGTTTGTGTGTGATACAAAATTGGACGATACTAATGACTCCGCGAATGTTGTCGCGGCGTTCAAACTCGCCGAGCAGCGTGAAATGGAAGCCATGAGGAATCTTAGAGAGAGGAATTTGACCAAGACTGAGATGGACGAATCGAGATATTGCGTCTGCCGAAGACCCCGATTTGGACTGATGCTACAGTGCGAACTTTGCAAGGATTGGTTTCACT CAAACTGTGTGCCTTTACCCAAAACCACGTACAAAGGGAAGCTACCGGTGTCGCGAGACACAAAGTTCTTGTGCCCGTGTTGTCTGAGATCACGCCGACCTCGTCTTGAGACGATATTAGCCCTTTTAGTGagcttacaaaaaattccCGTACGTTTGCCCGAGGGTGAAGCTCTGCAATGCCTCACCGAACGAGCGATGAACTGGCAG GATCGCGCCAGGCAAGCTTTAGCAACTGAAGAATTATCTTCAGCGTTGGCGAAACTGTCGGTGTTATCTCAGAAGCTGGTTGAAGCAGCTGCAAGggaaaaaacagaaaagatAATCAGCAGCGAGTTGAAAAAGGCTGCTAACAACCCGGAGCTCCATCAAAGAGTACAAGCCATCGCCCCACTTAGCGGTGTACATTCCGACGATAGTGTACCGAGTACTGCT gacgatgatgacgacgtTGTTACCATCGAGGATGACGAGCCTACTTGTAGTATGTTTAATAGTAACGAACACGATTATTCGTACG TTTCCAAGTTTCAACCCAACAAACTCCAAGGGCAAGACACTGACGCCGCAGTAGTTTTGTCAGAAAGTGCGAGGGGTCGGCTCGAGGAGTTAATGATGGAGGGCGATCTGCTCGAAGTAGCCTTGGATGAAACACAGCACATATGGAAGATACTGAGCCACACGAACATACCTAGCAGTGTGCAAAAGTATGCGACCTTCGAGGAAGTACAAGCAACGTTTAAGCACGACATGAAAGACGTTAAAAAACGCGGACGTAAACGTAAATCGGAAGAATTCGAGCTGCTGAAAAAGTTGGGCCGGCCAAAAgtcgacgaaaaaaatatcctgAAACGTAAAGGATTGaataaggaaaagaaaattatcatgGCTGTCGGACAGATGAAACGCGGGCCGCGAAAG ATGAAACGTAAGGAGGGCGAGGAAGGGCCCAAAAAACGCGGTGGTAACAGGAAGAAAACGAAACAAGACACTTCCGACGAAGAGGACGACTGTGCAGCTGTCAGTTGCCTCCGCCCTAGTG GGCGCGAGGTCGATTGGGTCCAATGCGATGGAGGCTGTGATGGTTGGTTCCATATGCACTGCGTTGGCTTGGACCGTGCAGAAATAGCTGAAGAAGATGATTACATCTGTAGTAATTGCAAAGACAGCGATAATGTCATG TTGCCACGTATAGATCACACTGCTGAATTATTAGGGCTGGATGCACTTCTTTCCCTTTCTCAATCTCAGGGATACAACAGCGGAGATACGGAACCGGAGATACAGGAAGCCTCACCATTCGTTGAGACGTATTAA